A section of the Acidobacterium capsulatum ATCC 51196 genome encodes:
- the glgP gene encoding alpha-glucan family phosphorylase: MTETNRSHLSALARSAEDGMVAYFSMEIAIRPDMPTYSGGLGVLAGDTLRSAADLGLRMVATTLVHRKGYFQQHLDGEGNQTDSSQPWSPEEKLVAEEPIVTVTVEGRSVAIRAWRFDVHGVTGHTVPIYMLDTDLEQNDPEDRNLTDQLYGGDGNYRLRQETVLGLGGPKMLAALGYDPAVYHMNEGHAALLTVAVLEQHLEGRTLATATERDFAAVRERCVFTTHTPVPAGHDRFSMEQAHRILGEECATLLERAGACHDGLLNMTYIALRFSRFVNGVAMQHGKVSRAMFPDYKITAITNGVHAATWTSAAFQAVFDRHMPRWRQDNVTLRYAIDIPENEVAEAHGAGKKLLMDAVRELAGTELRKDVFTIGFARRAATYKRADLFFHDPERLVKMAEQFGGLQILYSGKAHPADQPGKAKIKHVIELAHEYSSDKLKIVYLENYAWKLGALLTGGVDLWLNTPKRPYEASGTSGMKAALNGVPSLSILDGWWIEGWIEGVTGWAIEDREDEAGEAASLYEHLEQTILPLYYQRPEQWQQIMRSAIALNGSFFNTQRMIEQYIVNAYYPESLVDCSAETLEPILSK, translated from the coding sequence ATGACCGAAACCAATCGTTCCCATCTCTCTGCGCTCGCCCGCTCTGCCGAAGACGGCATGGTTGCGTATTTTTCCATGGAAATTGCCATTCGCCCGGATATGCCGACGTATAGCGGAGGCCTGGGTGTTCTGGCCGGCGATACGTTACGGTCTGCCGCCGATCTGGGATTGCGCATGGTAGCAACCACGCTCGTTCATCGCAAAGGGTACTTTCAGCAGCATCTGGATGGCGAAGGAAATCAGACGGATTCGTCTCAGCCCTGGTCTCCCGAAGAAAAGCTGGTTGCGGAAGAACCCATCGTCACGGTGACAGTGGAAGGGCGGTCCGTAGCGATTCGCGCCTGGCGGTTTGACGTTCACGGGGTGACCGGGCACACAGTACCCATCTACATGCTCGACACGGATCTCGAACAGAATGACCCGGAAGACCGCAACCTGACCGACCAGCTCTACGGCGGAGACGGAAACTATCGTCTGCGTCAGGAAACCGTGCTGGGGCTGGGCGGACCGAAGATGCTGGCGGCGCTCGGATATGATCCGGCGGTTTATCACATGAATGAAGGTCATGCCGCTCTGCTGACCGTCGCCGTGCTGGAGCAGCACCTGGAAGGCCGCACTCTCGCGACTGCCACGGAGCGGGACTTTGCCGCAGTGCGCGAGCGCTGCGTCTTCACGACGCACACACCGGTGCCGGCCGGCCATGACCGCTTCTCGATGGAGCAGGCGCACCGCATTCTGGGCGAAGAGTGCGCCACCCTGCTGGAGCGCGCCGGAGCATGCCATGACGGCCTGTTGAATATGACTTACATTGCGCTGCGCTTCTCGCGTTTTGTGAATGGCGTGGCGATGCAGCATGGCAAGGTTTCGCGTGCGATGTTTCCGGATTACAAGATCACCGCCATCACCAATGGCGTGCATGCGGCGACCTGGACCTCGGCGGCTTTTCAGGCCGTGTTTGACCGGCACATGCCGCGCTGGCGGCAGGACAACGTGACGCTGCGGTATGCCATTGATATTCCAGAAAATGAAGTGGCGGAGGCTCACGGCGCCGGCAAGAAGCTGCTGATGGACGCGGTGCGCGAGCTGGCCGGCACCGAGCTGCGCAAAGATGTCTTCACGATCGGCTTTGCGCGCCGCGCGGCCACTTACAAGCGCGCAGATCTGTTCTTTCATGATCCCGAGCGGCTGGTGAAGATGGCCGAGCAGTTTGGCGGCCTGCAGATTCTTTACAGCGGCAAGGCTCATCCGGCCGATCAGCCGGGCAAAGCCAAGATCAAGCACGTGATTGAGCTGGCGCATGAGTACAGCTCAGACAAGCTGAAGATCGTTTATCTGGAGAACTATGCATGGAAGCTCGGGGCACTGCTGACCGGCGGCGTGGACCTGTGGCTGAACACTCCGAAGCGCCCCTATGAGGCCTCGGGAACCAGTGGCATGAAGGCTGCGCTGAATGGTGTGCCGAGCCTCAGCATTCTGGATGGCTGGTGGATTGAAGGCTGGATTGAAGGTGTGACCGGATGGGCGATTGAAGATCGCGAAGATGAAGCCGGGGAAGCGGCCTCGCTCTATGAACATCTGGAGCAGACCATTTTGCCACTTTACTACCAGCGGCCCGAGCAGTGGCAGCAGATCATGCGCTCGGCGATCGCGCTGAATGGCTCCTTCTTTAACACGCAGCGCATGATCGAGCAGTACATTGTGAATGCGTATTACCCGGAATCGCTGGTGGACTGCTCCGCCGAGACGCTGGAACCGATTCTGAGCAAGTAG